The Dermacentor silvarum isolate Dsil-2018 chromosome 11, BIME_Dsil_1.4, whole genome shotgun sequence region GCACTTGATATCACTTTTTACAAATATATGTACAGTTATACAACTATGTACAGATGAATGTACATCCAAGGGAGCATCATGTGCTTGACATGCCAGGCGATCTGTGTCAGCATGATTTGGCCTGTTGAAAAGGAACTGTGCGGAGGCTGTGTGGCAAAGCTGTGTGGGGCCTGCAAGGTGTGCAAGAACAGTACATATGATGGAGCGAAAAGTGTGCTTTGCTGCAGCCCAAGCAGGAAGCGAGGAGACGAAGTCCAATATCCTCCCATGCACAGTGCAGACGGCGGTGACAGTGGCGGTGATGCCAGTAGATAAATGCATCAAGACGAcagtagcaacagcagcagcagcaattcaACTAGCAAACTCCTGCTGCCCAGAGAAGTGGCTACGACATTCTGCTAATGACCACAACGTTGTCTATCCACAGCTACTAAGTAGTGTCACAGTGGAATGATGCAATAATCTCCAGTTGCGACAGCTCATTGGTACACGCTATGTGAAAGCAATGGTGGTAATTTAGCAGATTCTATAAAAAAACACCACGCTATCCACTCATGCCAATACGCCTTCACGTTGGTTCCTTCTCTTTATTAGGCATATGTGCCTGACACTGCAGGCACGTTTACTGCTGCTGTCGGTGCTGCTGCCGACGCAGCCGCCTTCGCACCCTTCGCAGgtagtgctggtgctgctgtcgtgTGGTTCCGAATAATGTAATTACATTGTCATGGGCAGCACATCCTTTCAGGTACATTATGCGTGCTGCCCTCGCTCGGGGAACTACAAGTGGGAGGGGGCCACCGTTTGCatcgtcactgctgctgttgctgctgtcatcatcatcaacctcatCAAACGCACTGTCACCTTCATCAAGACACAAATTGTGCAACACTGCACACGCTGCAACGATGTTGGCTGCGCGGTCTGGTTCATAGTGGAGGGCACGGTACCTCTGAAGGCAGCGGAAGCGGCTCTTCAGAAGTCCAATGCAGCGTTCCACTACGGACCGCATGGAAGCGTGTGCAGTGTTGTACCTGCCTTCTGCAGTGTGAGCGGGAGGATGGCCTGGGACCGGAGTCAGGAGCCATGGTTCCAGggggtagccgctgtcacctgcaCGAGCATAAAAATGGTATCAAATCAAATGCGCATGGTTGAGCTAGTGAAGCATGAGTCATGTTACATACACCTACTACACAGAGGCTGTAATAAAATAATGTACAGGCTGAGCACTTGATGCTGCTGTGATCAGCACAGATAACAATAGCTGGTGGTAAATAGTAAACTTCATATTATTAGCATCCAGCAAGGTGGCCGTTTGGCCGAGTTGTCTGTATTCTCGAATTAATGTCAGTGTAAAAAATAATCGGGCAAGACAAACGTTCTTTGTTTCGTAATGTACACTAATTTACATTAGCTTGCAATACAACAGTTAAATGTCATTTTGCTGCAAGCAGATACTCATTAAAAAAATTTACCAGCCCGCCTATGTAACCTATACTTAACACGCTACTATAATATAAACGGTTAGGGCTTCCAACATATACTCTTACGGCGGGAGTACACTTTATTGTGTGCTGCTAGGCAACTGTATGAATTTTTCCCTCTGCTCACCGAGGAGGTGCTCGCCGGCCTTGGCAATATGTCCCTCCTGGAAACGACCACGCAACCACGTCGTTCTCCAGACGTGTGCGTCGTGATCCGACCCCGGTCGCAGAGCGTCGACGGCCAGAATCCACATGCCTGCGTCGCAAATCTGACGAAAGCGTGCACAGCATCAGCCACGCGTTGCTATGAAAGGCAAATTAGACAAACATGACGATACTTACGAACAtgctgttaagggcatagaagccTTTGCGGCACATGTATGCCGCCTTGTTGTCGCCCTTCGGTGCGATGATGGCAATAAGGCTGCCGTCCACGCAGCCGATGACGCCGGGAATGCCGCCGCGTCGAAGGAACCCTTCTTTCACGGCCGCCTTTTCCTCCGACGTCCTCGGGTAGTGGACCCACTTGTTCCGAGTCCCGGCGTGGACGATTGCCTCcgccacgcgtcgcacgcacttgCTGACCGCAGGCTGCGTCACGCCAATCGTCTCCTCGCTCCCAACGGACCCCTGAAAGCTGCCCGTCGCGAAGAAACGCAACGCGCACAACACTTGTCGCTCCACCGACAGCGCTGTTGATCGCACGCCTCCGAGCTCCTCCGCCACTTCGTCGCACAGCCACCGCACAGTTTCCTTCCTCAGACGAAAGTGCTGCCGAAACACGTCGTCTGGCATGTCAAACGCGTCCTCGGCCTCCCTCCTTCCGCGCCTCCGCCCAAGctgacgagccgccgccgccagcaccaGCAAGAACGCCGCCATTtcattgcgatagtaattatatgcacactcaaaagcagatttctgccgtcggcgtcgccgtcgccgtgaggttccgtatgacgtcatttggagatgaaatcgtcggtaggtaagtggttcttgagggaaagggaaaggttggcgctatcttctgcagcccttgagggagcacggctcagcgccgcgcgccgaacgctgtatgtgcgagtgaaagggcgcgaggggcgcgtctttcacggggagtgaacgcacggcggagaacaaacgcgcgttctgcgccgtgctcgcttaagggctgcagaagtaggcgtctcttttctcctttacaatcaccatatatgtagagcaaacgcgccttcttccgacgcgcgagaggccgttggggagtaggggggggagggggagggaagggaggcgacgtttagctgcggcaccaagtgcctatttatatcagaggctccggcaacagtcaccaacgccacacgcattttcagcgaacgcgggcaaaacgccgatggcgtcgagaacagttctgcgtgttgccgatgctgctgcatgtccaagcttatacagctgataaagctaatatcattactccgtatacaTTACTGCCATtactctaccaatttgctatcgcaattgatggttcgcctttcaggtgaaactgcgacaactttttttgattCCAAACGGAACGGGTCACTCGCCGGTGATTCCGCGATGCTTCCTGTTTTGATCGGCATAATTTAGCATAAGTAGTGCGTAAACGTCACTATGACGTGTCAGTTTTTgcggtttcgtgacgtcgcttgACGCACCGGCGAGGTGGGCGCGGCCTCGGAAGTATGAGCCAATCAGCGAGCGGCGATCGTggatttggaatcaaaacagtttggaatcattttacgttatagcgcccctggattGTGTTACAGGCGAAACGGTGTCATCCGTGCATCTTCTTTGAGCCGTCAGGCCCACCCCGCCGCCATATTAAAggcgatagtctttcttggggaacttaaacgctgaaaatttggtctgtctgtctgtgtctctgtttgtttgtctgtctgtcacccgattcagccacccggccaaagttggaccacatgcttaccgcccacactacttaaactggtacggctgttcatacttgtgaacgttatcgatcacaaagtaaatattacgcatatctgaggcgcagcatcactaggtaagtattaggaggtgtgttcctttaatagaaaatacatagatacgtaactctagagaccctagtttcttaagctgcgctgaaaatgccatgctatgtgcgccgacgaacgacgttccccgactgcgcgccgacgagcgccctctgccatggaggaaggaaaccctctgcacaagctcatgtttcccgatgtattgccagatggcgtccatgtcttacgcagcgcctcctcaattttatcaatgccagccagatgcggccgattcaacataaaggaagcgctgtctgaggcagggcaaaacataaatggccgcttgatgaaataatgcggtaaaatgaaatctgttcaaacaaaccttcatgccaggacggaaatggtacgagaacagcaacacgggtggccgcggatcagaccagcactcatgtagtacggccggcagaagactatcgtctttcgacgacatttgcagcgacgcacgcagatacgcggcaatttttattgcgatagcaattatatggacactcaaaagcagatttctgccgtcggcgtcgccgtcgccgtcgccgtcgccgtcgccgtgaggttccgtatgacgtcatttggagatgaaatcgtcgccgcgcgccgaacgctgtatgtgcgagtgaaagggcgcgaggggcgcgtctttcacggggagtgaacgcacggcggagaacaaacgcgcgttctgcgccgtgctcgcttaagggctgcagaagtaggcgtctcttttctcctttacaatcaccatatatgtagagcaaacgcgccttcttcggacgcgcgagaggccgtgggggagggggagggaagggaggcgacgtttagctgcggcaccaagtgcctatttatatcagaggctccagcaacagtcaccaacgccgcacgcattttgagctaacgcgggcaaaacgccgatggcgtcgacaacagttctgcgtgttgttgctaccaaagccgctcaccttacttcgtatgacattgctgtgttgctatcgcattcattgcttcgcccttagggcgaaactgtgacattttttttaggcATTAAATCTATTCCTCTTACATGTATTTATGCGCTTAAAATAAAACCTGGTGCTCCTTGTGAAAGGACAAACAATGCAAGGTATTTAAACGAAAAATATGCATAGTGTAGATAAGCAGTTTTGAACAATTTGCAGACTACCTTGCACTAGTTTTGTTGCTGAAACGAGAGAGCACCACAGTGGACTCGCTAAGCGTTGGCTCCATGAGCACGTAATGAAGCGAAGCACCTCTTCTAAACATTGCTGGTAAAATATTCTCCTAACGATGAAACATGCGCATCTTTGCGACAGAAATGGGATCAGGTTTGCTAAAACTGCCTGTCAAAGTAATTGTGCGCATGCCAAAGGCTGTCTGTAATGAGATTTCACTTTGCGTAATTGGTTTGCTTGTTTTTGCTAGCTGTATGCACTACTGAAGCGATCTGGGCATAGCTAGGGGGAGGCTGAGATGCGGAGGTGCTGAAAGTGGCACCGGGTACTGGCTCCAACGCGCAATTTGTGCTCGGTGTGGCAATGTCGTCGGTGTCACGCCAGCGTCGCCTGCAGAAGCAGCCGCTCCAACCTTCATGCGCGTTGCTCTGTTCAAAGCATCAAAGCATCATATTGCACCCAGAGTAACGCAAGTGAAAGAACAAAAAATCTGTAAACGCCTTTTTGTTGCTTTGTGCCATTATGTCAAAGGTACATGGTCGTGCAGTGTAAGAGTAAACGCCTCGTTAGTATTCAAGCTGGTATAATTTcatcatagcgtctgggtagatttcatagtactgtaagtaccattccagacgtgttgaAATCATTCTTTTCATTGTTTTTGCGACGTAGCTTGCAAGTGCGGTAGGACGGTATAAGGAAATGTCCAAGGGCGACTTGCctgctttgagaagtggaataaggcgacttgacttccattcctgcggaaccgtacccgtctgccaggattcgttgtataggagcaagagtgccttccgagcttggtctcctaggttacagaGGGCATggtacgtaatgccgtcaggtcctggcgctgaagaactcCTGCACAAAGCATATGCATATGCTTCTGTTATGCTTCTGATATATGCTTCTGCATATGCTTCTGATATGCATATATATTTTAGCTTGTAATAATGCGCAACAATAATTCTTAAGCGATGTGTGAGCTCCGCGGGATTCGTTGTGCGCTGTAACAAAACAAATTGAGATCTACAGAAAAAAACTGACAGTTTCCCCCGAAGGCAAAAATATTAAAAAGAATAGGAGCTTGAGCCCCTCAGATGGTCTTCTAACAATGCGCGGAGGCGACACGGCACGACCCAGCACGCGCGACAACTGCAGTCGGATACCAGGCGTGTCACAACGGTGGCTCAATGAGGAACGCCagcagcggtgttgtaggcgtcgCATCTCAGCAAACGTAGGCACACCGAAAATGTTAATGCTTTTTCGTATGGAGTGCTGCCGTCAAACGTTTATAGTCTAGTACAAATCAATGCAAGAAATTCGGTTTTTGAGAGGCGCTCACCAGCATTTTGTTCACCGGTATAGGATGAGAATTCCTAGTAATGATTGCAGTTGGCATTGGTGCAACTGCCTCTCTGCAACACAGCCTTTTGAGGGTGGTCCGCTGTCAATGCCTCTTTATGACCAATCACGTGCATAGAAATATGCACGTGATTGTTAAATCTGTTAaaggctagttcccccaggatcgtgccCGCGCGTataaaaactatcatcatcagcatttcggctccatgtgcgtggcaaTTTTCCGTCAGTTGCTTTTTAGTACGGGTGCCAGAACGGATGACTAAATTGACTTACAGCTCATGACACCGATAGCATCACATTCTCATCGCTTACGTCACGATTAAAGATAATAAAATCACTCGTGTCGAATAACCGCATtcgatatgcgggtatgagccagggacgaggaagaaagaattaaaaaaaaaggaaaaggaaggaagcaaacgaggaaagaaagaaagaaggaaggtaagaaagaaatcacatgtGACTCATCCCCGTGACAATATGTGGGTATCAGTCGCCGAGAgtaggagcgggagagatctcacaggaccctgacgctgccgtgcagtgtgccgcggctacgAACGATGAGGCTCGTACGCTAGTCTGCGAaaatggggcggacttggcgcagcaaacgcactacttggccatcgcgccaggTGAAAACAAGACGCTGGTGCCCTTGCTTTTTGGCAAGCATGCCGAAGACGCTTGATGAAATCAATagtgataatatataaattcactatagaaATATTCACTGccgcagacccaccatagtcacaccttcgctggcttccatcttcgcagTGGTGGAAGGGCTGGGAACTTCTTGTGCAGGGATTTCAGAACTGAGGATGCTGCATCATCATATTTAGGAAAACACGAATGCATATGTGTAAATCTTTCATGGATTTCATTAGAAAAGGCGATTACAAAATATGTGTGCTCTCTAAAGAAAAGTTTTAGTAATAACAAGCGGCAGCCTTTTCAAATGCTTGAACAAAGAACGATTTCTAGTGAGCTGGTCAAATTTCAGTTGATTTGTTATGGATTTTACAGCATTAGTAGACGTCGCTCAGTAAATTCTGGAGGACTCCTCCTTGTTCTTTGCGGCACTACCGAAATCCGCCACAATGGACCATTGACTTAAAAACATGAGCATAAAtatagtgtgggcatttattatgCACTTATTCATCATCTGTAAATTGTCATACGTGTGCTTTTCTTCTTCACCACGTCTGTGACCGCATCACCAGTATGCACAGCGCCTGTGGCCGTCGCCGTGTCTCCCAGGCTCAAAAAGTCGGCCCCTACTATGACGTCACAAGTTGTGGAGGTGCATCTCCGTCCCCCGTCCTCTGCACGTCTCGTCTACcacctggagcttcgttcaggtcgccgctggTGCCCACTGTTcgccagcatgtcgcaggacgaagagcctggcgcttctacccttACCATCCCGACATGGCATGCCACAGCTTCTCTCATCGTCAGCGGCCACCAGTGTGgtccccatctcttcgctggtcttcgcggtgaacgtattgaggactggctggacgattacaAGAGAGTAAATTCTGCTAATCAGCGAGATGATCTCCCCAAGCTGCGCAATGTCTCGTTTTATCGACGCTCATGGCGAAGACCTGTTTTTTCATCCATTACATTGAATTACCCGATTGGACCAACTTAAGCAGCAGCTACGGAATGTTTTTGGCACGCCACCGGTTTGCTCCGCTCTTGCGAATAAAActctcgatgctcgcaaacaacattCCAGCGAGTCGTATATCCAGGAGGTTCTTGCACCCTGTCGCCGTGTCAATGGTGCAATGACTGAGTCGGTCAGGTTGCGTGACAATCTTAAAGGTATTGGAACTACTTCCGTCAATGCGGAGAGGCCCTGGCGTATCCGTCGAGAATAGTCGCGCCTCGCGTTGGATCCGCCAATTGTCGGCCCTCGTGCCGGTTCTTTTCGCCTATCCGGACACTTTCTTCACGAGTGGGTGAAGCAAGTCGTCAGAACCATTTTTATACCAATCTCATCCCGATACTCGGCCGGGGGAGTTTTGGGAACCCCTTCACCAGGCCGTGCGCCGACCTAGGCATATCCGCCCTAGCTCGAGTGCGGCCGCCCGCACGCCAGCCCGCAGACGACGGGGCGGCCTCCCGGCCGCCCGTCACTATCTCGTCGCCCATCTCCCAGCCGCCCACCAACATGGAGAATGCTGTCAAAGGACAGGAGATCACCCCCGAAGAACTTTTGGACGCTTCCTGGCAGACGCCAGGCCTCTGTGCCCAAGAGCAGCGCCGCGCAGCGTTGCgccttgccgccgccgccgcagctaAATCGCCGCCATCGAAGCAAACAAGTGCTTCGCCTCCTCCGCCCCGCCGCCACGCTCCACTCTCTCGACTCCCGGCCGACACCTGCTGCGACACCTGCGATACCTGCTGCGCAGTTGCTATGCAAGCCATCGAGAAAAATGAGACCCTATGAGAAAGTGTTGTCTTCTCTGTCACGTTAAGGTATGTGATAGCATTGACATAATTTTCAAATCCCTTTTCTATATTCGCTGTAAAACATAGAAAATACTGCATCACAACAATATTTGAATAAGGTAATTATAGTTTCTAGCTTTTAACGCAAGAAAACGGATAATGTCTTAGCTTTGTGCCATGCCTTCACAGGTAGCATCTAGATATGAAATTTCAGAAATAACGTCGTTGGTCCCGTAGCACGAACACATTTTCCTAAAGTGATTTAATACATCAGAGAAATGGGATTTCTCAGTGTACTACAGTATATCTCATTTCACTTGCTTTCCCCAGTTTCACCCGCCATTATGGAGTTTCTTTCTCTGTCAGTATATTAAAAGAAAATAGTTGACGCTGTTTTATTTTATCAAACCATCCGTTGATTATTTGATTTATTTCACTCAAATCGCAGGGCCTTCGTTAGGGATGGCATCGATATGTGTTTTCCATGCTTCAGACACACAGCGAAGCAAACTTGCTATGACAACTACTCTCAGTTCGAGGCGTGCCATGCTGCTTGGGCAGAACGCAATCGCGCCTGCAGCTGCCGTGATTGGCGAACGCCCGCTGAACATCTGTATACGGGATGGAGCTGGCACCAGTGCTTCCTGATCTAGCACATCGCCTTGGCAGTTGCGGACGCGCTCCTAAATTAAGTTTCCTTCTTCATTAGGTAATGTCAATAAGTTGTTTCGTTTCGTTTTCTACCACTGGTGGCTTGCTATGCTCATAACGGAATCATGGTATATAACGCGCTGGTAAGATATAAACACTGCATGTTCGGTTTATGGTGCGTTTTTAAACCAAATGGGAAGCCTCTGGTTCTATTAATTTCGGTAAGTACATTATAGCACCacatgtaaaaataaataaatctacaTACGAGTATACTAGCACTACGGCTTTGATAAAAAATTTTACACTAGTTTTAgcgcactcaagaaagcacataaGTGCAAGACTGGGAATAGAAGTTGCCTCCTTCGTATTCTAATGTTAACAGAGCGTAACGTAGTAGACAGGTTATATAGAAAATAAAAATAGAGAACACATCAAACTTAGCAAGCAAGCGTCCGATGTGTCACAGAGGCACGCAACATGCTGGCATTAAACGCACCGGTACGCAAAGAAAGGACCGATTGATTCTACACAGACCTTGGGGTCATTCTCTGTCTAAGTGAATTTTCGCTTATGCATAATTCCCGTATGCCGTAGAATCAAAATGCTACAAAGAGTTGAGCGCGTGTTCCACACATTGCAATATACAGTCCCCAGAGAAACATGTATGTAACATTGTCATTTGTCACCTGCAAGACATGTGTAATAATGTAGGAAAGACGAAGACGCCCGTCGACGAAACGGAGAAGGGACCCACAGGCGAGGAGCAAGTAAAACACGTGAAGCGCGACaagcgcgagagaaaaaaaaatgtggttgatccctcttatataggaatcggtatagaacacgaaagtgaaacgtgtcttcacagaagtagtgtaatgtttattgcacattgatatataatgtctattggtgttttgtggctaaagcgcccttaggcgttgatgcacccacgctgacgcctggtggcacgtctcctccatcacgactaccaacgtcgatgaccatgagcaaccgtcgtgcatatggaagctgcactacgctgcacacgctagcacaacgcgaaagacgaagcacgtaactgacacactaatacaacgcgcaagacaaagcacgtaactgaatcgtcaccgagtcaaatcagcgcgtacagcgcgtcgtaattgcagcctccgcgatcaacttcagaaacattttcagagctaattgcggaggccacgctccgctgtgctgagtacggtgaacgccacctagtagtgcttctgcgagaacgcgttggtagtgcttcttgatgccagcgtcccttcgaatgctggcatcgaggcgtcgtagtgctgagaccaccgaagcgttcactgtcggtgcgcgttagtgtcataatgcagtacttctcttttctgctcgtaggcggcggcaccgccccgagcaagagcgcgggtacacggaggagtgttagatatataaggcgcgtctgtgtagctttctgcaaatgcgtttgtggcgcaatgggttaaacgctcggcgatctatcgtcgcggaacgagaggtcgtgggttcgatttccaaattttgcatgtttgtggaactttttcttctggtttctttctttgtattatgttcgtgtatgttcgtgtgacgtatttccgtgacggaaatacgtcagtgaagtcttggtggaccccggcataaaacactttcgtgttaaaagacgaagaaaaaggagACGCCGGCGGAGATGAGCTGGCATTGTTGACGCGGTTGAGAAGCAAGACAGaggcatctccagctgtgctctggagacgggaggTAGCAGCTTCGGGTCCACGGACCGCAGAGGGGACGTTTGCGAGCtggccagcgacaactccagctcctgagccccgactgcgtcgctgtggctgtgttccgcggcccgagtccagccccacgctgccgtaaccagttgctgtcccgtgccacgaaggcaatcgccaaGGCCACGTCAGCGGTACAACGGCCGACTGGTCCAGACCGCGTCCTGTGGCACGCGGGTCTCGGCGCAAGAACGcaacctcatcgctctcgacggaggtcgacgcccacgctgcgtcgcaaccacgcaggccaacgtccttTGCCATACTGGGCCGGAGTTCGACATgactggcgacggtcagaacgttcgttTATTCGTGACTTCACGTtggttagtcgagcggaggaacaatatgtagttgagggcttgtttgttttattgcgatagcaattatatggacactcaaaagcagatttctgccgtcggcgtcgccgtcgccgtcggcgtcgccgtcgccgtcgccgtcgccgtgaggttccgtatgacgtcaatggagatgaaatcgtggccgcgcgccgccgaacgctgtatgtgcgagtgaaagggcgcgagggacgcgctctttctcggggagtgaacgcacggcggagaacaaacgcgcgttctgcgccgtgcttccttaagggctgcagaagtaggcgtctctttcctcctttacaatcaccatatatgtagagcaaacgcgccttcttgcaaatgcgcgagaggccgtgggggagggggggaagggggagggaagggaggcgacgtttagctgcggcaccaagtgcctatttatatcagaggctccggcaacagtcaccaacgccgcacgcattttgagcgaacgcgggcaaaacgccgatggcgtcgacaacagttctgcgcgttgccggtgctgctgcatgtccaagtttatacagctgataaagctaatatcactactccgtatagctctctacaaatttgctatcgcaattgatgcttcacctttcaggtgaaactgcgacaacttttttatatgtAAAGCTAGTTTCTACTCTGTcgaaaggtcgagggttcaaatACCTTTATTACCTTCCCCTTAACACCAACGGCTTTGTGTACGACTctcaccaatggtcgtgggttcgagtgccgtaatgaactctaGCCTAATAAACATGTCTTAATTATGTTGGCCTTAATCGACGTTATCAACGGCTGGCTTGGACATTGCACACTTGGACCACATGgctcgtggtcacgccaacgcctgATTTTCCGCCTCATCAGCCACATAACACTTTCGCTTGAAAAACAAACAACCTGAAAGcccgccttcgtgcatagcgtgcGCCGCGAGCGTTTGTAGGTaggcattacggttacataagctgcagttcccGGGAAACGTGAAAAGGAGTCgggcatctttgaatgctatcgtctTCCACtgctaaaggcgaagcttaaacatTCTCGAAGTTTCTTTTCTGAATGCTCGAAACAGCTCAAATAGTTCATGTTGTGAACCAGTACTGGTAGGATCTTGATAGTAATCATAATGTCCCGTAGtcgtgacgctgaagtaaacagtcgtaaaactgtg contains the following coding sequences:
- the LOC119432519 gene encoding putative nuclease HARBI1; translation: MPDDVFRQHFRLRKETVRWLCDEVAEELGGVRSTALSVERQVLCALRFFATGSFQGSVGSEETIGVTQPAVSKCVRRVAEAIVHAGTRNKWVHYPRTSEEKAAVKEGFLRRGGIPGVIGCVDGSLIAIIAPKGDNKAAYMCRKGFYALNSMFICDAGMWILAVDALRPGSDHDAHVWRTTWLRGRFQEGHIAKAGEHLLGDSGYPLEPWLLTPVPGHPPAHTAEGRYNTAHASMRSVVERCIGLLKSRFRCLQRYRALHYEPDRAANIVAACAVLHNLCLDEGDSAFDEVDDDDSSNSSSDDANGGPLPLVVPRARAARIMYLKGCAAHDNVITLFGTTRQQHQHYLRRVRRRLRRQQHRQQQ